A section of the Devosia rhizoryzae genome encodes:
- the tatC gene encoding twin-arginine translocase subunit TatC produces MADTPQLEDKSKPEVEDELAGSEAPLMEHLVELRKRLIASAIAIVVLMVICFLFAGQIFDVLLNPYRSIYPNPGDMELIYTAPQEFFFTQVNLAFFGAIFIGFPFLATQIYGFVSPGLYKHERKALVPYLIATPVFFLLGAAMVYFVVLPMALGFFAGMQTEEIKLLAKVSEYLSLAMTLILAFGVCFQLPVVLTLLAQLDLIGVKTLEHGRRYAIVAILIIAAFITPPDPVSQIGLALPMYGLYELSILSVRLVERRRKAALAAQEAEQA; encoded by the coding sequence ATGGCCGACACCCCGCAGCTCGAAGATAAGTCCAAGCCTGAAGTCGAAGACGAACTCGCCGGCAGTGAAGCCCCGCTGATGGAGCATCTGGTCGAGCTGCGCAAGCGGCTGATTGCCAGTGCCATCGCCATTGTCGTTCTGATGGTGATCTGCTTCCTCTTCGCAGGCCAGATCTTTGACGTGCTGCTCAATCCTTATCGTTCCATCTACCCCAATCCGGGCGACATGGAGCTGATCTACACCGCTCCGCAAGAATTCTTCTTCACCCAGGTCAACCTCGCCTTTTTCGGCGCCATCTTCATCGGCTTCCCGTTCCTTGCGACGCAGATCTACGGCTTCGTTTCGCCGGGTCTCTACAAGCACGAGCGCAAGGCGCTGGTGCCATATCTCATCGCCACGCCGGTGTTTTTCCTGCTTGGCGCGGCCATGGTTTATTTCGTCGTCCTGCCCATGGCGCTTGGCTTTTTCGCCGGCATGCAGACCGAAGAGATCAAACTTCTCGCCAAGGTCTCTGAATACCTATCGTTGGCCATGACGCTGATCCTCGCTTTCGGCGTCTGTTTCCAACTCCCCGTCGTGCTCACGCTCTTGGCCCAACTCGACCTCATCGGCGTCAAGACCCTCGAGCACGGCCGCCGCTACGCCATTGTCGCCATCCTGATCATCGCCGCCTTCATCACGCCGCCCGATCCGGTCTCCCAGATCGGCCTGGCCCTGCCCATGTACGGCCTATACGAACTCTCCATCCTCTCCGTCCGCCTCGTCGAACGCCGCCGCAAGGCAGCCCTCGCGGCCCAGGAAGCCGAGCAGGCCTAA
- the tatB gene encoding Sec-independent protein translocase protein TatB: MLGLGWTEMLVIGVVALIFIGPKDLPVVMNRVGKVVGQIQRMGREFQREINKSTGLDEVRNLRNSITAPLKQTADEIRREFNTMNKDGTQSPSGVIKPSDPKVESVADEIRAKAGMPAAPKSSTELAMEYGFKSTEKPAADLVPIEKLAPVKATRKRVTKPAHVATADSEHVEVADTGPVPVVVKPARKRAAKPPTPVATEDAPAAAPKKPRAPRKKPADPAGDAQ, encoded by the coding sequence ATGCTCGGCCTAGGCTGGACAGAGATGCTGGTGATCGGCGTGGTCGCGCTGATTTTCATCGGTCCAAAGGACCTGCCGGTGGTCATGAACCGCGTCGGCAAGGTGGTTGGCCAGATCCAGCGCATGGGACGCGAGTTCCAGCGTGAGATCAACAAGAGCACCGGTCTTGATGAAGTGCGCAACTTGCGCAATTCCATTACGGCCCCGTTGAAGCAGACGGCGGACGAAATCCGCCGCGAGTTCAACACCATGAACAAGGACGGCACGCAAAGCCCGTCCGGTGTCATCAAGCCTTCCGACCCCAAGGTCGAAAGCGTCGCCGACGAGATTCGCGCCAAGGCCGGAATGCCCGCCGCCCCCAAGAGCAGCACCGAGCTGGCCATGGAATATGGCTTCAAATCCACTGAGAAGCCGGCTGCCGACCTCGTGCCTATCGAAAAGCTCGCGCCGGTCAAAGCCACGCGCAAGCGCGTCACCAAGCCTGCTCATGTCGCGACCGCCGACTCCGAACACGTGGAAGTCGCCGACACCGGCCCGGTACCCGTAGTCGTCAAGCCAGCCCGTAAACGCGCTGCCAAGCCGCCGACCCCGGTGGCCACCGAAGACGCTCCTGCCGCCGCGCCCAAAAAGCCGCGCGCGCCACGCAAGAAACCTGCTGATCCGGCTGGAGACGCCCAATAA
- a CDS encoding twin-arginine translocase TatA/TatE family subunit produces MHAPSIWGILVVAVVVILLFGRGKISGMMGEVASGIKAFQKGMKDDDRPAERIQTTADIEAAREAEKTSTTRDV; encoded by the coding sequence ATGCACGCGCCGTCTATCTGGGGTATTCTTGTTGTCGCCGTTGTCGTCATCCTGCTGTTCGGCCGCGGAAAGATTTCCGGCATGATGGGCGAAGTCGCCTCCGGCATCAAAGCCTTCCAGAAGGGCATGAAGGACGACGATCGCCCCGCTGAGCGCATCCAGACCACGGCCGATATCGAAGCGGCCCGCGAAGCCGAAAAGACTTCGACCACGCGCGACGTCTGA
- the scpB gene encoding SMC-Scp complex subunit ScpB produces MSDVVGRQLRIVEALLFASAEPLRPADIAPFLEGADIPELLETLRTQYEGRGVNLVRRGDAWAFRTAEDLGFLLRREQNETRPLSRAALETLSIIAYHQPATRAEIEDVRGVATGKGTLDLLMEAGWVRMRGRRRTPGRPVTYGTTDAFLDHFGLEALSDLPGLDELKGAGLLSGRLPPDLQIPLPFDGMLHPDEDPLDASDLGDPDPDDEAE; encoded by the coding sequence TTGAGCGACGTCGTGGGGCGGCAGCTGCGCATCGTCGAAGCGCTGCTGTTCGCCTCCGCCGAACCTCTGCGTCCCGCCGATATCGCCCCCTTCCTCGAAGGAGCCGACATCCCCGAGCTGCTCGAAACCCTTCGGACGCAATACGAGGGCAGGGGAGTGAACCTCGTCCGCCGCGGCGATGCCTGGGCTTTCCGCACCGCCGAAGACCTCGGCTTCCTGCTCCGCCGAGAGCAAAACGAAACCCGGCCGCTCTCCCGCGCCGCGCTCGAAACCCTCTCCATCATCGCCTATCACCAGCCCGCCACCCGCGCCGAAATCGAGGACGTCCGAGGCGTCGCAACCGGCAAGGGCACGCTCGATCTGCTGATGGAAGCAGGCTGGGTGCGCATGCGTGGCCGCCGCCGCACCCCCGGCCGTCCCGTGACCTATGGAACCACTGACGCCTTCCTCGACCACTTTGGCCTCGAGGCGCTTTCCGATCTTCCTGGTCTCGATGAGCTCAAGGGCGCCGGCCTCCTTTCCGGCCGCCTGCCGCCCGATCTCCAGATCCCACTTCCTTTCGACGGCATGCTCCACCCCGACGAAGACCCGCTCGACGCCTCCGACCTCGGCGACCCCGATCCTGACGACGAGGCGGAATAG